The following proteins are encoded in a genomic region of Desulfobacterales bacterium:
- the truA gene encoding tRNA pseudouridine(38-40) synthase TruA, with protein MARFKLIIEYDGSPYHGWQFQKNKPTVMGVLMNACKSTLGVGAFELYGAGRTDAGVHAMAQVAHLDVQTRLQPDVLCMRLNDALPATVNILSAATADSKFHARYDATARSYVYHVATRRTAFAKKYAYWVKDTLDIAAMERVCHLFEGMHDFKSFGNILDEKQSTRVHVYHVAVQKKGASLLIHIVGSHFLWKMVRRVVGVLIASGRGAMGAKDIRRFLKANDPEPAKHTVPPAGLFLERVYYGELPPDFSPVLPMVIPEWRDS; from the coding sequence ATGGCACGCTTTAAACTCATTATTGAATATGACGGATCACCCTATCACGGCTGGCAGTTTCAGAAGAACAAGCCCACGGTGATGGGGGTTCTCATGAATGCCTGCAAATCGACCCTCGGGGTCGGCGCGTTTGAATTATACGGTGCCGGTCGCACCGATGCCGGTGTTCATGCCATGGCCCAGGTCGCCCACCTGGATGTTCAAACCCGCCTTCAGCCCGATGTCCTTTGCATGCGCCTCAACGACGCCCTGCCGGCTACCGTCAACATCCTTTCCGCTGCAACGGCGGATTCAAAGTTTCATGCCCGCTACGATGCCACGGCGCGCAGCTATGTATATCATGTTGCCACCCGCCGAACGGCGTTTGCAAAAAAATATGCCTACTGGGTCAAGGACACCCTCGATATAGCGGCAATGGAGCGGGTCTGCCATCTGTTTGAAGGGATGCATGATTTTAAATCGTTCGGCAACATCCTTGACGAAAAGCAGTCAACCCGTGTGCATGTTTATCATGTGGCGGTTCAGAAAAAAGGTGCTTCCCTCCTCATCCATATTGTGGGCTCTCATTTTTTGTGGAAAATGGTGCGGCGCGTGGTGGGCGTCCTGATTGCGAGCGGGCGGGGCGCCATGGGCGCTAAAGATATCCGGCGTTTTCTTAAGGCAAATGACCCTGAACCGGCCAAGCACACCGTGCCGCCGGCCGGTTTGTTTCTTGAGCGGGTATATTATGGAGAGCTGCCCCCGGATTTCAGTCCGGTCCTGCCGATGGTGATTCCCGAATGGCGAGATTCCTAA
- a CDS encoding sugar phosphate isomerase/epimerase encodes MRFGYSTNAFVKFSLPEAIQKIAGLDFRAVEIMADRPHLYPPDFNEADLARLKGVLDDNSLTVTNLNSFTLFAVGDTYLPSWIEPEKERRKTRIRHTRACLKIADYLNCKNISVPPGGPLDGISRKIAMARFYRGLEKVVPLAESLDVKILVEPEPRLLLENTREFLDFIKDVQSAAVGINFDIGHFFCAGEDPGRAFETLFQWVGHVHVEDIAPDRSHNHLIAGQGAIAFPDVFKTMARLGYQGDISLELYPYVDIPEEAGRKSLSYLRPILLESGLKID; translated from the coding sequence ATGCGATTCGGATACAGTACCAATGCCTTTGTAAAGTTCTCACTCCCCGAAGCAATACAAAAAATCGCCGGGCTGGACTTCAGGGCGGTTGAAATCATGGCGGACAGGCCCCACCTCTATCCACCGGATTTTAACGAAGCTGATCTTGCCCGTCTCAAAGGGGTCCTGGACGATAACAGCCTCACGGTAACCAATCTCAACAGCTTTACCCTCTTTGCCGTGGGCGACACCTATCTGCCGTCATGGATCGAACCTGAAAAAGAACGCCGCAAAACCCGCATCCGACACACCCGCGCCTGTTTGAAAATTGCGGACTATCTGAACTGTAAAAACATATCCGTTCCCCCCGGCGGCCCCCTGGACGGCATATCCAGAAAAATCGCCATGGCCCGGTTTTACCGGGGCCTTGAAAAAGTTGTTCCCCTGGCGGAATCGCTGGACGTGAAAATCCTGGTGGAACCGGAACCGCGCCTGCTTTTGGAAAATACCCGTGAATTCCTGGACTTCATTAAAGACGTTCAATCTGCGGCGGTGGGGATCAATTTTGATATCGGCCATTTTTTCTGCGCCGGTGAAGATCCCGGCCGGGCGTTTGAAACGCTTTTCCAGTGGGTCGGCCATGTACATGTTGAAGATATCGCGCCCGACCGCAGCCACAACCACCTCATCGCCGGCCAGGGCGCCATCGCGTTTCCGGACGTTTTTAAAACCATGGCCCGGCTGGGCTACCAGGGCGACATCAGCCTGGAGCTATACCCCTATGTGGATATCCCCGAGGAAGCCGGACGGAAAAGTCTTTCCTATCTGCGGCCCATTCTGCTGGAATCCGGTTTAAAGATCGATTAG
- a CDS encoding inositol-3-phosphate synthase, which yields MTKRNDETSRSLLLLVAGAKGAVASTLAVAVAALQQQPESVLPGLMTADLFPYIGPPQAVHFAGWDKQPGTLLQSITSQGIIPEHLWKLSQTMIEEIPLQPAPSSDLGLAEQVELLQADIQRYKNNFPHALPVFINLLPAGFQTDLYRHVSLERLLAKADPVMCPDIAYLLAAIRCDVPVVNFTPNDLEVPVILDEAEKRGVPISGRDGKTGQTYLKVVLASALKARKLVVDGWYSLNILGNEDGRNLMDPERASGKMANKTEVLEEILGYPVGAKYGGSSHKVHIDYYPPRGDAKEAWDVIDFSGIFGLPMSLRLNLLGRDSVLAAPLVLDLARWMAALKLAGFAGPVPDLGFYFKKPVGENGPVTFQDQMMGLDRLRQACDQRLLGDSAINK from the coding sequence ATGACAAAACGGAATGACGAGACGTCGCGATCACTCCTGCTGCTGGTTGCCGGCGCCAAAGGGGCGGTTGCCTCCACCCTGGCCGTCGCTGTCGCTGCCTTGCAGCAACAGCCTGAATCGGTGCTGCCCGGTTTGATGACGGCCGACCTGTTCCCCTACATAGGCCCGCCCCAGGCCGTCCACTTCGCCGGATGGGATAAACAGCCCGGAACCCTGCTCCAGTCCATTACATCCCAGGGGATTATACCCGAACACCTTTGGAAGCTTTCTCAAACCATGATCGAAGAGATTCCGCTGCAGCCGGCCCCTTCCTCCGATCTGGGACTTGCAGAACAGGTCGAACTTCTGCAAGCCGACATCCAGAGGTATAAAAATAACTTTCCGCACGCACTGCCGGTTTTCATCAACCTGCTCCCGGCCGGATTCCAGACGGATCTTTACCGCCATGTCAGTTTGGAACGCCTGCTGGCCAAGGCAGACCCGGTCATGTGCCCGGACATTGCCTACCTGCTGGCCGCAATCCGTTGCGATGTCCCGGTGGTCAACTTTACCCCCAATGATCTGGAAGTTCCCGTGATTCTGGATGAGGCCGAAAAAAGAGGCGTACCGATATCCGGCCGGGACGGAAAGACCGGTCAGACGTATCTGAAGGTGGTCCTGGCCTCCGCCCTCAAGGCCCGCAAACTGGTTGTTGACGGATGGTACAGCCTGAACATCCTGGGAAACGAAGACGGCAGAAACCTGATGGACCCGGAGCGGGCATCCGGCAAAATGGCCAATAAAACTGAAGTGCTGGAAGAAATCCTGGGATATCCGGTGGGCGCAAAATACGGCGGGTCTTCCCACAAGGTACATATCGATTACTATCCCCCCCGGGGCGATGCCAAGGAGGCCTGGGATGTCATCGACTTTTCCGGCATCTTCGGGCTGCCCATGAGCCTGCGGCTGAACCTGCTGGGTCGGGACTCTGTTCTGGCAGCCCCGCTGGTGCTGGATCTGGCGCGCTGGATGGCCGCATTAAAGCTGGCCGGGTTTGCCGGCCCTGTCCCGGACTTGGGTTTTTATTTTAAAAAACCGGTCGGCGAGAATGGTCCGGTCACTTTCCAGGATCAGATGATGGGTTTAGACCGCTTACGGCAGGCCTGCGATCAGCGGCTCCTTGGCGATTCCGCCATTAATAAATAA
- a CDS encoding TlpA disulfide reductase family protein yields the protein MIGSALHLLSPEIDGPFASGTPSGKTDKLLRDMGFQQYPFPESTDDIILNDFIGKEIQLSEFRGKVVFLNFWATWCPDCRTEMPSMEKLHTRFKSKSFAMVTINLKEPAERVKKFFDSYKLTFIGLLDPNGKITTKMAIRALPTTLIIDKNGKILGMALGSRPWNGKKSIALFKHLTGQ from the coding sequence ATGATCGGGAGTGCCCTTCATCTGCTTTCGCCCGAAATTGATGGGCCTTTTGCTTCAGGAACGCCATCCGGCAAAACAGACAAGTTGCTGCGTGACATGGGATTTCAGCAATACCCCTTTCCGGAGTCCACGGATGATATCATTTTAAATGATTTTATAGGCAAAGAAATTCAGCTTTCTGAATTCAGGGGGAAAGTGGTGTTTCTTAATTTTTGGGCCACCTGGTGTCCGGATTGTCGCACTGAAATGCCGTCGATGGAAAAATTACACACGCGGTTTAAAAGCAAAAGCTTTGCCATGGTCACCATAAATCTGAAAGAGCCGGCCGAACGCGTTAAAAAATTTTTTGATTCGTATAAACTGACGTTTATCGGACTTTTAGATCCGAACGGAAAAATCACCACAAAAATGGCCATACGGGCCCTTCCCACAACCCTGATCATTGATAAAAACGGAAAAATTCTGGGAATGGCACTGGGTTCCCGACCGTGGAACGGAAAAAAATCCATCGCCCTGTTCAAGCATCTTACAGGTCAGTGA
- a CDS encoding ABC transporter ATP-binding protein, with product MSYIVAENLVKLYGSGDAVVPALRGVSFEIRTGEFVGVMGESGSGKSTLLSIMGAMNAPTSGSLHVDDINVYSLKQEQQADFRREFLGFVFQSFYLVSYLTVIENVMLPLAIVNTKGKQKKEMAQEALACVGLSNKANRLPNQISGGEKERVAIARAIVNEPPILLADEPTGNLDTKTSGEIMALLLKLNRGGMTIIMVTHSHSCAQYARRILTMTDGRLVEGDRLRNVLTPAPDPDRQFACLN from the coding sequence ATGAGTTATATTGTAGCAGAAAATCTGGTAAAATTATACGGCAGCGGCGACGCGGTCGTGCCGGCCCTGCGAGGCGTGAGCTTTGAAATAAGAACAGGCGAATTTGTCGGGGTGATGGGCGAGTCCGGATCCGGCAAGTCGACCCTGCTTTCCATAATGGGCGCCATGAATGCACCGACTTCAGGAAGTTTGCATGTCGATGACATCAATGTTTACAGCCTCAAGCAGGAGCAGCAAGCCGACTTCCGCAGAGAATTTCTGGGGTTTGTATTTCAGAGTTTTTATCTGGTTTCCTATCTGACGGTCATCGAAAATGTCATGCTGCCCCTGGCCATCGTCAATACCAAAGGAAAACAGAAAAAAGAGATGGCGCAAGAAGCCTTGGCGTGTGTGGGACTGTCCAATAAGGCGAATCGCCTGCCGAATCAGATATCCGGCGGAGAAAAGGAACGGGTGGCCATTGCCCGGGCGATTGTAAACGAACCACCGATCCTGCTGGCGGATGAACCCACCGGAAACCTGGATACGAAAACCTCTGGTGAAATCATGGCGCTGCTTTTAAAGCTCAACCGCGGCGGCATGACGATTATTATGGTTACCCACAGCCACTCGTGCGCACAATACGCCCGGCGGATACTCACTATGACGGACGGCCGTCTGGTTGAGGGAGACCGACTCCGGAACGTTTTGACGCCCGCCCCCGACCCGGATAGGCAATTTGCATGTTTAAACTGA
- a CDS encoding ABC transporter permease codes for MTLKEIAYRNLMRRKGKAAFILAGLMIAVATVVTVISLVDAMTDDINHKLEKYGANILIVPRTENLTLSYGGLSLGGVSFEMEEIHEDQLAKVSTIKNAANVAAMGPLVLGVVQVPNHRVLLAGVDFEAAKILKPWWKVNGSLPTENGVLLGAEAARVMNLHSGDVFTVKERGLQVSGVLEPTGSQDDQLIFTRLATAQSLLGKKGRVSMAEVAALCKDCPIEDMVRQLSEILPEAKVMAIQQVVKSRMEAIQHFQKFSYGVSVVVLLVGSLVVLVTMMGSVRERTEEIGIFRAIGFRKSHVARIVLIEAVIVSGLSGFVGYFLGLGATKSVFRFFTESHSVSIPLNLELAVGAFCLALFVGLASSIYPAMMAARMDPNDALRAL; via the coding sequence ATGACACTTAAAGAGATTGCGTATCGAAACCTGATGCGGCGTAAGGGTAAAGCCGCTTTTATTCTGGCCGGTTTGATGATCGCGGTGGCTACGGTCGTTACGGTCATCAGCCTGGTGGATGCCATGACAGATGATATCAACCATAAGCTGGAAAAGTACGGCGCAAATATTTTAATCGTCCCGCGAACGGAAAACCTCACCCTGTCCTACGGGGGACTTTCCCTCGGCGGCGTTTCCTTTGAAATGGAAGAAATCCATGAGGACCAACTGGCAAAAGTGAGCACCATAAAAAATGCCGCCAACGTGGCGGCCATGGGTCCCCTGGTGTTGGGGGTCGTCCAAGTCCCAAACCATCGGGTTTTGCTGGCGGGTGTCGATTTTGAAGCGGCAAAAATATTAAAACCCTGGTGGAAGGTCAACGGGTCCCTGCCGACTGAAAACGGTGTCTTGCTGGGCGCCGAAGCAGCCCGTGTCATGAATCTCCATTCAGGCGACGTTTTTACGGTAAAAGAGCGGGGCCTTCAGGTCTCGGGTGTACTGGAGCCCACCGGTTCCCAGGATGACCAGCTGATATTTACACGCCTCGCAACAGCCCAGTCGCTCCTGGGAAAAAAAGGTCGGGTTTCCATGGCGGAAGTCGCCGCCCTGTGCAAAGACTGTCCCATTGAAGATATGGTCAGACAGCTTTCCGAAATACTTCCTGAAGCCAAAGTAATGGCCATCCAGCAGGTCGTCAAAAGTCGTATGGAGGCCATCCAGCATTTCCAAAAGTTTTCATACGGCGTCTCCGTTGTGGTGCTGCTGGTTGGGAGCCTGGTTGTTCTGGTTACCATGATGGGAAGCGTCCGGGAGCGGACCGAAGAGATCGGTATTTTCCGGGCCATTGGATTTCGCAAAAGCCATGTTGCCCGAATTGTGTTGATTGAAGCCGTCATCGTGTCGGGACTATCCGGTTTTGTCGGCTATTTTTTAGGATTGGGAGCAACAAAGTCCGTGTTCCGATTTTTTACCGAAAGCCATTCCGTTTCCATCCCGTTAAATCTGGAGTTGGCCGTCGGTGCCTTTTGCCTGGCTTTGTTCGTAGGTCTGGCATCCAGTATTTACCCGGCCATGATGGCCGCACGCATGGACCCGAATGATGCCTTACGGGCACTTTAG
- a CDS encoding DUF2318 domain-containing protein: protein MSRKKKKSTKAIASGQQAEVSRSTPDNDKMASKKAAVLGTEKKRHRPLAVLLTCVVLVAGGIYFVIHRMNAGNSDTPVVQAQVSANSAATEFAYPVALFEDGNARHYEYKGPGVTIKYFILKSSDGVIRAAFDACDVCWRAGKGYFQVGDNMVCRNCGQRFASIKVNEVKGGCNPSPLTRNIQGDNVVIRINDILEGSPYFNFSGRI, encoded by the coding sequence ATGTCCAGAAAAAAGAAGAAGTCTACAAAAGCAATAGCATCCGGTCAGCAAGCTGAAGTTTCCAGAAGCACTCCCGACAATGACAAGATGGCATCCAAAAAAGCGGCCGTCCTGGGAACAGAAAAAAAACGTCATCGCCCTTTGGCTGTTCTTTTAACCTGTGTCGTTTTGGTGGCCGGTGGTATTTACTTTGTGATCCATCGCATGAATGCCGGAAATAGTGATACCCCTGTGGTTCAGGCGCAAGTTTCCGCCAATTCAGCTGCAACTGAGTTTGCATATCCGGTAGCGCTGTTCGAGGACGGCAATGCCCGTCACTACGAATATAAAGGACCCGGTGTAACGATCAAATATTTCATATTGAAAAGTTCGGACGGTGTCATCCGGGCTGCCTTTGATGCCTGTGATGTCTGCTGGCGCGCCGGCAAGGGCTACTTTCAGGTCGGCGACAACATGGTCTGCCGAAATTGCGGCCAGAGATTCGCATCAATTAAAGTCAACGAAGTAAAGGGAGGGTGCAATCCCTCACCGTTAACAAGAAACATCCAGGGTGACAATGTCGTCATCCGTATCAACGATATTCTTGAAGGCAGTCCATATTTTAACTTTTCCGGAAGGATTTAG
- a CDS encoding ferritin family protein, with translation MAYDFNADEVFIMAEQLERNGAKFYRDSAKAVEDSASQKFLNELAEMEDDHEKTFKALRAEITEKEKESTVFDPEGEAALYLRSLADARVFFEKEMDVSSLRGILKAAITAEKDSIVFYLGMKEAVAASLGKGRIENIIKEEMGHIKFLSNKLISLKK, from the coding sequence ATGGCATACGATTTTAATGCGGACGAAGTATTTATTATGGCCGAACAGCTCGAAAGAAACGGTGCAAAATTTTATCGCGATTCAGCCAAAGCGGTTGAAGATTCCGCCTCCCAAAAGTTTTTAAATGAACTGGCCGAAATGGAAGATGATCATGAAAAGACTTTCAAGGCGCTTCGTGCTGAAATCACGGAAAAAGAGAAAGAGTCTACGGTTTTTGATCCTGAAGGAGAAGCCGCCCTCTACTTAAGGTCTTTGGCTGATGCCCGTGTTTTTTTTGAAAAGGAAATGGATGTGTCATCCTTAAGGGGTATTTTAAAAGCGGCCATTACAGCCGAGAAAGATTCCATTGTCTTTTACCTGGGTATGAAAGAGGCGGTTGCGGCAAGTCTGGGTAAAGGGCGGATTGAAAATATCATCAAAGAGGAGATGGGACACATCAAATTCCTCAGCAACAAACTGATTTCCCTTAAAAAATAA
- a CDS encoding Crp/Fnr family transcriptional regulator, giving the protein MKKNEEIISGVPLFSGLPEDQRRDLSQIAVNKNYQKGEVIFSEGDTGSGFYIIAAGQVKVFKVSSEGKEQILHIFGPGEPIGEVPVFTGQTFPAYAEALAKSHLLFFPRPAFVELIAGNPSLALNILAVLSMRLRQFTVQIENLSLKEVPGRLASYLIYLSGEQENRQSVKLNISKGQLASLLGTIPETLSRIFAKMSEQGLIAVNGRQIRLLDSSGLESLATHGKN; this is encoded by the coding sequence ATGAAGAAAAATGAAGAAATCATATCCGGCGTACCGCTCTTTAGCGGTCTTCCCGAAGACCAGCGAAGGGACTTGAGTCAAATCGCCGTGAATAAAAACTATCAAAAAGGCGAAGTCATCTTTTCGGAAGGTGATACAGGCAGCGGTTTTTATATTATTGCCGCCGGCCAGGTTAAAGTCTTTAAGGTTTCATCTGAAGGGAAAGAACAGATTCTGCATATTTTCGGACCCGGCGAACCCATCGGTGAAGTTCCGGTTTTTACCGGGCAAACCTTTCCGGCCTATGCGGAAGCCCTGGCCAAAAGCCATTTGCTGTTTTTTCCCAGACCCGCATTTGTGGAACTGATAGCCGGCAACCCCTCGCTGGCATTGAACATCCTTGCCGTCCTGTCCATGCGGCTCCGGCAGTTCACCGTTCAAATAGAAAACCTGTCTCTCAAAGAAGTGCCCGGCCGTCTGGCGTCTTATCTCATCTATCTTTCGGGGGAACAGGAAAACAGGCAGTCCGTAAAGCTCAATATTTCGAAAGGTCAGCTGGCCAGTCTGCTGGGAACAATTCCTGAAACCCTTTCAAGAATTTTTGCCAAAATGTCTGAGCAGGGGCTCATAGCGGTAAACGGCCGCCAGATCCGTTTGCTGGATTCATCCGGGCTGGAATCCCTCGCAACCCATGGCAAGAACTGA
- the hcp gene encoding hydroxylamine reductase — MFCFQCEQTAKGEGCKSMGVCGKKPDVAALQDLLLYAAKGLSQIAVEGRKVGVSDEAVDIFSCEAIFSTLTNVDFDPDRFVGLIHQCIDFRNSLSVKVKAAGGKVDFAKGPATFQPAKTVAELVIQGEAVGIKSDPEVNPDILSLKEMLTYGLKGLCAYADHARILGQSDDKVFAFVHEGMAATLDPNLGADELVGLVLKCGEINLRAMELLDAGNTGAYGHPVPTRVPLGAKKGKAILVSGHDLMDLEKILKQSEGKGIYVYTHGEMLPCHGYPELKKYAHFYGHYGTAWQRQGKEFAEFPGAILMTTNCIQRPHDTYKNNIFTTGLVGWPGIRHIADKDFTPVIERALELPGFAEDTDRGAVTVGFGRNAVMGVADKVIEAVKNKAIRHFFLVGGCDGAKPGRSYYTEFVEKVPADCVILTLACGKFRFFDKDLGDIGGIPRLLDVGQCNDAFSAIKIASALAEAFECGVNDLPLSMVLSWYEQKACAILLTLLYLGIKDIRLGPSLPAFITPNVLNVLVEKFNIMPVSTPEEDLKAILG; from the coding sequence ATGTTTTGTTTTCAGTGTGAGCAGACAGCCAAAGGTGAAGGCTGTAAATCGATGGGTGTATGCGGCAAAAAACCGGATGTGGCGGCGTTGCAGGACTTGCTGCTGTATGCGGCTAAAGGGCTTTCACAGATTGCCGTTGAAGGTCGCAAAGTTGGTGTTTCGGATGAGGCGGTTGATATTTTCAGTTGTGAAGCCATATTTTCAACCCTGACAAACGTTGATTTTGATCCGGACAGATTCGTCGGGCTGATTCATCAATGTATCGATTTCAGGAATTCATTGAGCGTCAAAGTCAAAGCGGCCGGGGGAAAGGTCGATTTTGCAAAAGGCCCGGCGACCTTTCAGCCCGCCAAAACAGTTGCGGAACTGGTGATCCAAGGCGAAGCCGTGGGGATCAAGTCTGATCCGGAAGTCAATCCGGACATACTTTCACTAAAGGAGATGTTAACTTACGGTCTTAAGGGCCTATGCGCCTACGCAGATCATGCACGCATACTGGGCCAGAGCGATGACAAGGTATTCGCCTTTGTCCATGAAGGCATGGCCGCGACCCTGGACCCAAACCTCGGCGCCGATGAGCTTGTGGGGCTGGTTTTAAAATGCGGAGAGATTAATCTGCGGGCCATGGAATTGCTGGACGCCGGCAATACCGGCGCCTATGGGCATCCGGTGCCGACACGGGTGCCGCTGGGGGCCAAAAAAGGCAAAGCGATCCTGGTCTCAGGACACGATTTAATGGACCTTGAAAAGATCTTGAAGCAAAGCGAAGGCAAGGGGATATATGTCTATACCCATGGTGAAATGCTCCCCTGTCACGGGTATCCGGAACTGAAAAAATATGCGCATTTTTACGGGCACTACGGAACCGCCTGGCAGCGGCAGGGAAAAGAGTTTGCCGAATTTCCGGGCGCCATCCTCATGACGACCAACTGTATCCAGCGGCCGCATGACACCTATAAAAACAATATCTTCACCACCGGACTGGTAGGCTGGCCGGGGATCAGGCATATCGCCGACAAGGATTTTACCCCGGTGATTGAAAGGGCGCTGGAACTTCCCGGATTTGCCGAGGACACCGATCGCGGGGCCGTAACGGTCGGTTTCGGCCGCAATGCCGTCATGGGGGTTGCCGATAAAGTTATCGAAGCGGTCAAAAACAAGGCCATTCGGCATTTCTTCCTGGTGGGCGGCTGTGACGGGGCCAAACCCGGGCGCAGCTACTATACCGAGTTTGTGGAAAAAGTGCCGGCGGATTGCGTGATCCTGACCCTGGCCTGCGGCAAGTTCCGCTTCTTTGACAAGGATCTGGGGGATATCGGCGGCATACCGCGGCTGCTGGATGTGGGCCAGTGCAACGATGCCTTCTCCGCCATTAAAATCGCATCGGCCCTGGCAGAGGCCTTTGAGTGCGGCGTAAACGACCTGCCGCTGTCCATGGTGCTGTCATGGTACGAACAAAAGGCCTGCGCCATTCTCCTGACCCTGCTCTATCTCGGGATCAAGGATATCCGGCTGGGGCCCAGTCTACCGGCCTTTATTACCCCCAATGTGCTCAACGTGCTGGTGGAAAAGTTCAATATCATGCCGGTTTCTACGCCGGAAGAAGACCTGAAGGCGATTCTGGGATAA
- a CDS encoding HD domain-containing protein — protein sequence MKCPGQDSRYWKPGAIFEAKCPKCERAVEFFKDDTTRKCDGCGHRFVNPHMDFGCAAYCQYAEQCIGTLPPELAAQQENLLKDRVAQEMKRYFKSDFKRIGHATRVARHAERIGKSEGGNLAVILAAAYLHDIGIHEAERKYNSTAAKYQEQEGPAIAREILVKLGAKDRLIDAVCDIVGHHHHPRPDDNLDFKSVYDSDLIVDLKEKQEESPAARERLAEIINKSFLTRSGQEEARKVLLEA from the coding sequence ATGAAATGTCCGGGACAGGATAGTCGCTATTGGAAACCGGGGGCCATATTTGAGGCCAAATGTCCCAAATGCGAACGCGCCGTCGAGTTTTTTAAAGATGATACCACCCGCAAGTGCGACGGCTGCGGCCACCGGTTTGTGAACCCCCACATGGATTTCGGCTGTGCCGCCTATTGTCAGTATGCCGAACAATGCATCGGCACCCTGCCGCCGGAGCTGGCGGCGCAGCAGGAGAACCTATTAAAGGACCGGGTGGCCCAGGAAATGAAACGCTACTTCAAGAGCGATTTTAAACGGATCGGGCATGCGACCCGGGTAGCGCGCCACGCCGAAAGAATCGGAAAAAGTGAAGGCGGAAATCTGGCGGTCATCCTGGCGGCGGCCTATCTTCACGACATCGGCATCCATGAGGCCGAACGAAAATACAACAGCACTGCGGCGAAATACCAGGAGCAGGAGGGGCCTGCCATCGCCCGGGAGATCCTGGTCAAGCTGGGTGCCAAGGATAGACTGATCGATGCGGTCTGCGATATTGTCGGCCATCATCATCATCCGCGGCCCGACGACAATCTGGATTTCAAGTCTGTTTACGACTCGGACTTGATTGTCGATCTAAAAGAAAAACAGGAGGAAAGCCCGGCAGCGCGGGAAAGGCTGGCGGAAATCATTAATAAGTCATTTTTAACTAGAAGCGGGCAGGAAGAAGCCAGAAAAGTACTTCTGGAAGCATAA
- a CDS encoding 4Fe-4S binding protein, with translation MKVMRKIIQIDEELCDGCGQCVPSCAEGALEIIDGKARIVADLFCDGLGACLGECPTGALEVIEREAEDFDEAAVEERLSELAKKQDKKAPTHPQGGCPSTRLQTFQPMESCGCQDHNKPAAVHAGDTASALTHWPIQIRLIPPTAPFLKGADLLVVADCAPVAFAHLHRDYLKGKTVMMGCPKFDDAQAYIDKFAEIFKTADIKRITTLIMEVPCCAGLPVIVKKGLELSGKKIPLEEVVVSTRGKILDRM, from the coding sequence ATGAAAGTAATGCGAAAAATCATACAGATTGATGAGGAATTATGCGACGGTTGCGGACAGTGTGTACCGTCCTGTGCCGAAGGCGCCCTGGAAATTATAGACGGCAAGGCGCGGATCGTTGCGGACTTGTTCTGCGACGGCCTGGGGGCCTGCCTGGGGGAATGCCCCACCGGCGCACTTGAGGTGATCGAACGCGAGGCCGAAGATTTTGACGAGGCTGCAGTTGAAGAACGGTTGTCTGAATTGGCCAAAAAGCAGGATAAAAAGGCGCCGACCCATCCCCAGGGGGGCTGTCCCTCTACCAGATTGCAGACATTTCAGCCGATGGAATCCTGCGGGTGTCAGGATCACAACAAACCGGCTGCCGTTCATGCCGGCGATACGGCGTCGGCGCTGACCCACTGGCCGATCCAGATCCGGCTCATCCCCCCCACCGCACCCTTTCTCAAGGGCGCTGACCTGTTGGTGGTGGCGGATTGCGCTCCGGTGGCCTTTGCCCACCTTCACCGGGACTATTTAAAAGGAAAGACCGTCATGATGGGCTGTCCGAAATTTGATGACGCCCAGGCTTATATCGATAAATTTGCCGAGATTTTTAAAACGGCGGATATCAAGCGAATTACAACGTTGATCATGGAGGTGCCCTGCTGCGCCGGGCTCCCGGTGATCGTGAAAAAAGGCCTGGAACTGTCCGGCAAAAAGATCCCCCTTGAAGAGGTGGTGGTCAGCACCCGGGGCAAGATCCTGGACCGCATGTAG